One genomic window of Camelina sativa cultivar DH55 chromosome 5, Cs, whole genome shotgun sequence includes the following:
- the LOC104788753 gene encoding LOB domain-containing protein 19, with protein sequence MMTGNVNGGGRGGGEGPCGACKFLRRKCVKGCVFAPYFDAEQGTARFAAVHKVFGASNASKMLQRLPLHKRFDAVVTLCYEAMARLRDPVYGSVGHLFSLQHQVMNLQAELAHVQARLSTFQHFPLQSPQLPPIDLAHNNEYPMEQPSNLDSAWEEEPLTQGGIEDGEFQELAMQYISRYLPAVKLPAGN encoded by the exons ATGATGACCGGAAACGTGAACGGcggtggaagaggaggaggagaaggaccGTGCGGGGCTTGCAAGTTCTTGAGGAGAAAGTGTGTGAAAGGGTGCGTTTTCGCTCCATATTTCGATGCAGAGCAAGGCACGGCGAGGTTTGCAGCGGTTCACAAAGTGTTTGGAGCCAGCAATGCCTCTAAAATGTTACAGAGATTGCCTTTGCACAAGCGGTTTGACGCAGTGGTCACGCTCTGTTACGAGGCCATGGCTAGACTTCGTGATCCTGTTTATGGCTCTGTTGgccatctcttctctcttcagcACCAG GTGATGAATCTACAAGCAGAGCTTGCTCATGTTCAAGCTCGTCTTTCAACATTTCAGCACTTTCCTTTACAGTCGCCACAGCTGCCGCCTATCGATCTTGCGCATAACAATGAATATCCGATGGAACAACCGAGTAACTTGGATAGTGCGTGGGAAGAAGAACCTTTAACTCAAGGTGGAATTGAAGATGGGGAATTCCAAGAACTGGCGATGCAGTACATCTCAAGGTACTTACCAGCGGTCAAACTTCCGGCTGGCAATTAG